Proteins co-encoded in one Bremerella sp. TYQ1 genomic window:
- a CDS encoding Y4yA family PLP-dependent enzyme codes for MNNAIFPTSGIRLNCQGVLPLDATLPAWMEAILTCPELHQWVDEYGSPLNIINTEPLTHNVEELNRVTQEFGVDFQVFFARKANKCLSLVDAADKAGAGLDIASLQELQQVIEHDISGTNIICTAAIKDESLFSACVQHGVTIAVDNADELTQLETQLRFGLPIKVALRLSGFEFGGTQLDSRFGININHLSSFLRTFHQTISHPLMEIVGIHFHLDGYSAGQRMAAITQCLPIVDVLRNLGHSVRFLDIGGGIPMSYLEDERQWDAFWENLHQAVLGRIKPITYRNHGLGFMDVHGEVYGRRNCYPYYQRCVQGEWLRKVLSAGFEDQRIADAVSQRNLQLRCEPGRSVLDGCGMTVAKVVFRKQHPNGEWFIGLSMNSTQCRTSSDDFLVDPILVPVPNGRRGKELEGYLVGAYCTESELISLRRFRFPNGINVGDLIAIPNTAGYFMHFRESRSHQFPLAKNAIVTSFSPPTVTIDDPVDH; via the coding sequence TTGAACAACGCCATCTTTCCGACGTCAGGCATTAGATTGAATTGCCAGGGGGTGCTGCCTTTAGATGCAACATTGCCAGCTTGGATGGAAGCGATCCTGACATGTCCTGAACTTCATCAGTGGGTTGACGAGTACGGCTCTCCCTTGAATATTATCAATACCGAGCCGTTGACTCATAATGTAGAAGAATTGAACAGAGTCACTCAAGAATTTGGAGTCGACTTTCAAGTCTTCTTCGCACGCAAGGCGAATAAGTGCTTGAGCCTAGTTGATGCCGCCGATAAAGCCGGGGCTGGACTCGATATTGCCAGCCTGCAGGAACTGCAACAGGTGATCGAGCACGATATTTCCGGCACAAACATAATCTGCACGGCAGCCATCAAGGATGAGTCACTTTTCTCTGCCTGCGTACAGCACGGTGTAACTATTGCTGTCGACAACGCAGATGAGTTAACACAATTGGAAACGCAGTTGAGATTTGGGTTGCCAATCAAGGTTGCGTTACGACTGAGTGGATTCGAGTTTGGCGGCACACAACTCGACTCTCGCTTTGGTATCAACATCAATCATCTGAGTTCGTTTCTTCGCACCTTCCACCAAACGATATCTCATCCGTTAATGGAGATCGTCGGTATACACTTTCATCTCGACGGATACTCTGCCGGTCAACGAATGGCTGCGATTACTCAGTGTCTACCGATCGTCGATGTCCTGAGAAACCTTGGGCATTCAGTACGGTTTCTCGACATCGGTGGAGGAATACCCATGTCGTATCTGGAAGACGAACGCCAGTGGGATGCATTTTGGGAGAATCTTCATCAAGCTGTCTTAGGTAGGATCAAGCCCATTACGTACAGAAATCATGGACTAGGATTTATGGATGTACATGGAGAAGTCTACGGCCGTCGAAATTGTTATCCGTACTACCAGAGGTGCGTTCAAGGTGAGTGGCTTAGAAAAGTTCTTTCGGCTGGATTTGAAGATCAAAGGATTGCGGATGCCGTAAGTCAACGGAACCTGCAACTTCGCTGCGAGCCAGGCCGAAGCGTGCTGGATGGATGTGGCATGACGGTAGCCAAAGTTGTATTTCGGAAACAGCACCCCAATGGAGAATGGTTCATTGGTCTCAGCATGAATTCCACACAATGCCGAACGAGTAGCGATGACTTCCTCGTTGACCCAATCTTAGTTCCTGTGCCGAACGGTCGTAGGGGGAAAGAACTGGAAGGTTATCTGGTGGGGGCTTATTGCACTGAGTCGGAATTAATAAGTCTTCGCAGATTCCGATTTCCCAACGGGATTAACGTTGGGGATCTGATTGCGATTCCCAACACGGCTGGATATTTTATGCACTTTCGGGAAAGTCGGTCTCACCAGTTTCCACTGGCGAAGAACGCGATTGTTACGTCCTTCTCGCCTCCAACAGTTACGATCGATGATCCCGTTGATCACTGA
- a CDS encoding FAD/NAD(P)-binding protein translates to MVSIHIQSPSNQGHPLSYGNTPHKIAIIGGGPRGFYCLESLSRALRCHPRTGPIEIDIFDSCPYIGSGNVYDVNQPDFLRMNFPNGKIDAWSHGEFRGKDELSLLSWLQASYPQWANPEGFSPRAVVGRYLHECFEIVRSSLPENVTLNVHHLHIADVKKCNSQWIISTEDHRWVADDLVMTLGHEGWRSTNSLAEGDDRRLIERVFPVDSQLSRTRVASKIRVAIRGFGLTWIDASLALTEGRGGQFQPAVEDWTYDRSGDEPSKIYPYSRTGRPLLAKSIESQMELPPILSDIWQSGSEAILDAARSADPSQQVRDLWQSVTRTAGDVYQSIHPGLNSTLSKSRLDQWYKWWRSTFFPGFKAYDLMKQSLNVGLGLAPPNEAWVWGETWRRIYPALVERVSHGGISNEAWKLFRPISAEMERIAFGPPPENMSRMLALIDSEVIDLNFVKGAKLAVRPNQLELIRDGIVEEVDVAINAVIPSPYQIDPHGPLSRLIADKTISWQDRDIGLQIDQRGRPLSYPHENLAIFGRVTEGAVLGNDTLSRNLHPHIENWAKETAKRIFLRKLSH, encoded by the coding sequence ATGGTTTCAATACATATTCAGTCACCAAGCAATCAGGGGCATCCTTTATCCTACGGAAATACGCCTCACAAAATTGCGATTATCGGAGGAGGACCACGAGGTTTTTATTGCCTGGAATCGTTGAGCCGCGCGCTAAGATGCCACCCTCGGACTGGACCGATAGAAATCGATATATTCGATTCTTGCCCCTACATTGGTTCTGGAAATGTCTATGACGTCAACCAACCTGATTTCCTTCGAATGAACTTTCCCAATGGGAAAATCGACGCATGGAGTCATGGCGAATTTCGCGGCAAGGACGAGTTGTCGCTCCTGAGTTGGCTTCAGGCCAGTTATCCTCAATGGGCCAATCCAGAAGGATTTTCTCCGCGGGCTGTTGTCGGACGATATCTTCACGAGTGCTTTGAAATAGTCCGATCCAGCTTGCCCGAAAATGTTACCCTCAACGTCCATCACCTCCATATTGCGGACGTCAAGAAATGCAATTCTCAGTGGATTATATCTACAGAGGATCATAGGTGGGTGGCCGATGATCTCGTAATGACACTCGGACACGAAGGATGGCGCTCCACTAACTCACTTGCCGAAGGCGATGACCGGCGACTGATTGAGCGGGTATTTCCCGTAGACTCCCAGCTTTCCCGCACGCGTGTCGCATCGAAGATCAGAGTGGCAATTCGAGGTTTTGGACTAACCTGGATTGATGCTAGCCTGGCTCTAACTGAGGGACGCGGCGGTCAATTTCAACCAGCCGTAGAAGATTGGACTTACGACCGCTCAGGTGACGAACCATCTAAGATCTATCCTTACTCGCGGACAGGCCGCCCGCTTCTAGCGAAGTCGATTGAATCGCAGATGGAACTACCACCAATTTTGTCAGATATTTGGCAAAGTGGATCCGAAGCGATTTTAGATGCCGCACGATCCGCTGATCCTTCGCAACAGGTGCGAGATCTGTGGCAATCGGTAACACGAACAGCCGGCGACGTCTATCAATCGATTCATCCAGGTTTAAACAGCACTCTATCGAAATCTCGTCTTGACCAATGGTACAAATGGTGGAGAAGCACGTTCTTCCCAGGTTTTAAAGCTTACGACTTGATGAAACAATCACTCAACGTTGGGCTCGGTCTGGCACCACCGAACGAAGCTTGGGTATGGGGCGAAACCTGGCGACGAATTTATCCAGCTCTTGTGGAACGAGTGAGTCATGGAGGCATATCTAATGAAGCTTGGAAGTTGTTCCGCCCTATCAGTGCCGAGATGGAACGAATAGCATTCGGCCCTCCGCCTGAGAATATGAGTCGAATGCTCGCACTTATCGATTCAGAGGTTATTGACCTCAATTTCGTCAAAGGGGCCAAACTTGCCGTGCGACCTAATCAGCTTGAACTAATTCGCGACGGTATCGTCGAAGAAGTCGACGTTGCGATCAATGCCGTCATTCCTTCACCATACCAAATTGATCCCCATGGCCCCCTCTCTCGCCTTATCGCTGACAAAACGATCTCTTGGCAGGACCGAGACATCGGTTTGCAGATTGATCAACGAGGTCGTCCCCTTTCTTATCCCCACGAGAATCTGGCCATTTTTGGTAGGGTCACCGAAGGGGCTGTTCTGGGCAACGATACTTTGAGCCGAAATCTCCATCCCCATATCGAAAACTGGGCTAAAGAAACCGCCAAACGCATTTTCCTTCGAAAGCTCTCCCATTGA
- the sbnA gene encoding 2,3-diaminopropionate biosynthesis protein SbnA has protein sequence MVNGIGELATVISRPPLLEGPSPKKTPAANGILEAIGLTPLICLTRYLDRNDVTLYAKLESQNPGGSAKDRPASQMLREAITSGKVNAGTTIIESSSGNMGIGLAQACRYYGLRFICVVDPRAQKQNLAIIRALGGEIHKVTTPIDGDFLAARLARVCFLLENTANSYWPNQYANSENPKAHELGTIREIDEAMEGSLDYLFVATSSTGTIQGCRNYLRSRNRKTEVVAVDAVGSVLFGGTAGRRTIPGLGTGREPALARNQSFNLIHRVTDLECVIGCRRAAATEAMLVGGSGGGVLEAIRARQHSLAGKTCVAILHDSGTRYLDTVFNDEWVQKEMRVTPEELDRLAGTPKSVSEESGT, from the coding sequence ATGGTAAACGGCATTGGTGAACTAGCTACCGTCATTTCGCGCCCACCACTTCTCGAAGGTCCTTCGCCGAAGAAGACTCCCGCCGCGAATGGAATACTTGAGGCAATCGGGTTAACTCCCTTAATCTGCCTAACTCGCTACTTGGATCGAAACGATGTCACTTTATATGCCAAGCTTGAATCGCAAAATCCAGGCGGTAGCGCTAAGGATCGGCCGGCATCTCAGATGCTTCGCGAAGCGATAACCTCCGGAAAAGTGAATGCAGGCACAACCATCATCGAATCGTCCTCCGGTAATATGGGAATCGGTCTTGCTCAGGCATGCCGCTACTACGGCCTTCGATTCATCTGCGTCGTTGACCCACGGGCTCAAAAACAGAACCTCGCTATCATACGGGCATTAGGAGGAGAAATTCATAAAGTAACGACTCCTATTGATGGCGATTTCCTCGCGGCTCGCCTGGCGCGCGTGTGTTTTCTTCTTGAGAATACTGCTAATAGCTATTGGCCCAACCAGTATGCCAACTCAGAGAATCCGAAGGCACATGAATTGGGGACGATCCGCGAAATTGATGAGGCCATGGAGGGTAGTTTAGACTACCTGTTTGTGGCCACGAGCAGCACGGGCACAATACAAGGTTGTCGCAATTACCTCCGCTCGCGGAACAGAAAAACTGAAGTCGTCGCCGTAGATGCTGTGGGAAGCGTATTATTCGGAGGGACGGCGGGACGTCGCACGATTCCAGGACTTGGTACTGGTCGCGAACCTGCGCTTGCTCGCAACCAGTCGTTCAATCTCATACATCGCGTTACCGATCTCGAATGCGTCATCGGATGCAGGCGGGCAGCAGCGACCGAGGCGATGCTAGTTGGAGGATCAGGCGGTGGAGTCCTCGAGGCTATTCGCGCTCGCCAGCATTCACTAGCCGGGAAGACTTGTGTAGCAATCCTGCATGACTCCGGGACGAGATACTTAGATACTGTATTCAACGACGAGTGGGTGCAAAAAGAGATGCGCGTTACCCCTGAAGAATTGGACAGGCTTGCAGGCACTCCCAAATCTGTCTCGGAGGAGTCGGGGACATAA